CGCGCACCGGCACGCATAGGTGAGCGCTGCCCCCATTCGTCGCGGATTGGCAACTGCGGCTGCAGGCCCCACCGGCCACTCCGAGGCAACCCACTCGCCCGAACTGTGAACGAGCGTCGTGGTGAGATGGACCATCCCGGCCGTCCCATCGATCGAAGTGGTTTGGACGGCTGCAAACTCGTGCTTGCTGAGCATCTTGCGGACTGTGCCGAGGCCGCTGTCGAAGGCGGTACGCCGAAGCGCCTCCTCACCCTCTTCGGTCCGACATCCCGTCCGAGTGGCCGCAGCCCACGAGATTTCGTGACCATCGAGCTCGGACTGGACCTTCGCCAGCGCCGCGGCAAAAGACCCGAAGCTCTCACTTGACCGGAGCAAGCGGAATCTCCCGATCTTCGAGGAGGCCTCCGGTGGCGGCATGCCGGTTAACAACATCGAACGTCAGCGCACCCGATTCCGATCGGCATCCGCGAACGCCGTGCCCAATCGCTTGATGGACGCCTTGCGGGAAGAGCGCCTCAAGCTCCTGCTTTGACCGCTCGTGGTCCAGGTATGCTTGTCGCGTTCCGCGGAACAATGCCGCCGCCTCCGCCCAGGCCTCCGATGGAGACATGTCAACAATCCGCACTGCCGCAATCCGAGGCCGCGGCGGCTCCGAGTTGACCAGGTATGGTCGCTCTCCTGAACGCACGCAGCGCCAGAACTTCTTCTCAGCCGCAACCAGCAGACTCAAATACAGGGGATCAATCGGCACGGTGACCTCGACCCACCTTCCGTCACCGGTAATAATCGACAGCACTGAGGAACGTAGGTTGGTGACCCACATGTTGTGCTGCAGCTGCGGCATATACTTCTCAACCGCGGCTTCCTCGGAAAAGGACCAAGGCGGCATGAACTTTGATTCAAACACGGCCTCGATCCCCTCAACCACGCCGTCCAGCGTGGCTCCCATCCAGGAGATCAGGCCATGGCGGACGTGGCACCGCACATCGCGCACCCGGCGTCCGGTGTTGCGTTCGTACCAAGAGCGGTTGAGCTCCTTGGTCGCTTCTTCTAGCTGCACGATGAGATCGCCGGATAGGTCTTCCGGATCGCCCTCCCCGCGCTTCTGGCGCCACAACCGAATGAGAGAGTGTTCGTCATTACCCATCAGAGTCTGAGCGTCCGAGCTGCCGAGAAATCCGCGCCTGTTTCGTATTTCAGGCTTCCGATAGCGAGAATGCATAATCCCTCTCAAATTGATACTAATAGTATCGATACCGAGTCGCCACATGTCAATACTAAAAGTATCAATTCGGCAAATTAAGGCTGCGCGCGCGTTGTTAGGCTGGTCGCAAGATCAGTTGGCCAGCAATGCAAGCGTCTCAGTCCCAACGGTCAAAAGGTTGGAAGCTGCAGACGGAGTACTGGGGGGCAGACCCGACACTGCGCAGAAGCTACAAGAAGCGCTTGAGAAGGCCGGCATCCAATTCATCGAAGAAAACGGTGGTGGAGTTGGCGTACGATTGAGAAAAAAGGCTAAGTCGAAATAGACATCCGCTACTCCGCCGAAGTCGAGAGATTAGAGCACTTCGGTAGCCAAACTTCGGCGCGAACTCACGTTGAACGGACGCGTGGCCCAGGTAGCCGCCCTGAGCGTTGGCGTCACGCGTCCTGCGAGTGAGAGTTCCAGCCCAGGCGTTGCGTTTTGCCCGGATCACCAGGGGCCACGCGACGCTAGCCTGAAGCCAGCTCACAACGAAATCGCGCATCATCAGTTTCAATTTGCTAAAGTTGACAAATCGAAGCCCTAACGAGATGCCCTGTGGACCCCAAGCTGGCGATCTTGCGCGTACTGGCTGAACACAGCGATCGTGATCTCTCGATTGATGAAATCAAACGAGAGATGCTCGAGCTTGGTGATCGACTTGACCCCGTAGAAACTCATTCTTCTCTTGTTGGCGGCGACATCTTCCGATCTGGCCTTATATCGAGAGATGACAAAGGCTGGCGCATCACCAAGGCAGGCCTGTCAATCCTGGAATCGCTCGACAAAGAGGCCACTCGCGCCGATTTAGACTCATCCTCTCCTTCAGAAACTTCGGTTGTCACCCTGCTCGAGCAATTGGAAGAGATAGAGCAGTCGGCGCGATGGAAAAAAGGCAAATTAGGAGCTTCCATCGAAGCGCTGGAAGTGGAGCCCTCCCTTCATTCCGGAACCGGTGAAAACGCAGAAGAGATCGGCCGAATAACTTCCAACGGCGAAAGCAGCGACAACCAGGTCACGGATGACAAACCAGACGTGGTGAGCGCCACCGACAGTCCTGAAGCTGTGGCTGCATACCCCACTGCGGCGACCGACATTGAAAGTTCTCCGACGAATGCAGTCGTCGTAGCGAAAATCAAACCTCGGCCACGATGGACGGATAAGCTCCGCTTATCACCGCTGCTCGCCAGTCTGGCGGCCACGAGGAAAATCGTTGTTTTACAGAATCACGAACTTCGACCAGCTCAAACTGTCATAGGCAATAAAGCCAAAGCCATGGGCCGGTCGGCCGGCCGACTCGCAGTATTCGCGCTAATCGGACTTTCCGTATGCGCTGTTGCGGTGGCGCTTTTGATTGAACTATCCTTTTTCAGAAAAGAGAACGCGGCACTCCAACGCGAAGTCTCGAGGCTACGCGCGAATTTCAGCGAACTTGAGCAGACGATCAAGGCAGAGAAAAGCGATAGCGAGAAAAACTCCTCCGCTCCATACGGCCAGGAGCGGAGAATCGAGCAAACTGCATTCCAGCTTTCGCGAGAAGAGACGCAACTCATCAGGGATTTTATCAAGCCCGCGCCCAGCTATGGAGCCGTTGCGCCTAACGCCACTGTTGGCGATGTAGTCGAAGGCACGCTAATTCCTCTCCCCTCCGCCCTCGTTGAAAAAGCACCCCGGCTGGCCGGTGCGCGATTTGCAATTCGCGGCAGCAACATCATTATCGTCACGAGAGGCAGTAACAAGATCGACGCCGTCCTGCCCACAAATTAGACCGAAACAAACGCGTCAAGTAACGCAGAAGATCAGCTCCCGGCAGTCAGCCTTTTAGGCCGTCTGCATTAAAAAGCGTGTTGTCCGCTCCGATCCGAAAGCCACCGGATGCGCGTCCAGCGAAATGACGCGATGTGCCTGCTATCAGCGTCCTATCGCGGCTGCCGGAACGTGTCCGCCGGGCGAAACGGCTGGACTTGCGGCACTTTCAGAGGGGCGTTGTCTTTCATCACCGTGGAGTTGGAACGCGCGGCTGGCTTGCCGCCACCAGTCGTCGCGGCGCTCACGCCATAACTGGGACCACCGCCGAGCCGCTCCATTGCAGGAGTGGTCGGTCGGTGTGGCGTCAGGCGGGTCCTTGCTTCGCCAGGCAAATAGATATTTCTCGGCTCCGGCGAAGACATCCGCAACGGTCTCCCATCCAGCGGCCTTTTGGGCTGCCCTTCAAGCTTATGGCGCTGGTCATGATAGTCCACGCCGCCGACAACTGCAGCGGTCGCACCGGTGGAGCCTGACAGCGGAGCGGTCAGGTCCGCTGGCTCCGGACACCAGCCTTCCCCAATGGTCATGCCAAGAAATGTCGTGGTCAAAAGTACGTTCGAAAAGATGCGCACAATTGCCTCCCGTTGAAATCCCAATCAGGAAACGCAGGAGCAAGTATGCACAGCCTGCTCCAACCCGCCTACTGGGATTTTCAAGACCGGCCACCCGGAAATTGTCGTAAAACGCAAAGCGATACGCGCAGAGCGACAGCGCGCACGCCTCGAGCAGCCGATGTCCGCTATTGGGATGGTCCGGTCGTTTCCTTCCCCGCCAGCGATTAAAGCTGGTCAGGGGCGCTCACGGCAAAGAGCACGTATGTCCCAGACCGCCCAAAGCGCCGTGGCCGCCCCGCTGCCGGCCGCGCTTGTCGAGAAACCGCCAAGACTAGCTGGTGCACGATTTGCAATTCGCAGCAGCAATATCATCATCGTAAGAGAGGCAGCAACAAGATCGATGCCGTCGTGCCGGCCAATTGAATTAAAGTGGGCGCGTCGATGCTCGTTTAGTGCAGATCATCGCCACGAAGGCAATACGAACTTCTGTCCAGCCTACTGCACCACGAGGCCTTCCGCGTATGGGAGTTACGAAACACTAACTTAGGCGAAAACTACAACCGATGCGGCGCGGTTTTCCAAACAACCACTTCTGTGGGTAGACTTCCGAGACCACGCTAGAAATCACATCGCAGCAGATTGCTTTGACAATGGGCGGGAACTCTCGTTTGAACCATTAAAGTTTGGCTGTTCTTCAGTACTATCCGGCGTTCGGTAGGGGATCGATCTGAACGGGTAAAACAGTTGAGGAAAATAGTGTTTAGGAAGCGGCTGGTCGGTACCATAGCTCGTCGGCATTTTTCCTCGCGGCATATGTAAGCTTCCAAACAACGCATCGAGGAAAGAGAGTTGGCCGGCGAAGTTCTTATCCCTCGCCTCAAGGTCAGCGCTGTGATGCCAATGGTGGAACTCAGGCGAAGCGAATAGCCATCGCATCGGACCAAGCCCAATGCGGACGTTCGCATGAATGAAAACCGACTGCCACTGATAGAGAAGTCTATACAAGCCGATTGTGACATCGGAAAAGCCAAGCGCCAGAACCGGAATGAGTGAGACCCCCTTTGTCAGAATTTGGTCCACTGGATGGACGCGCCATGCGGCTAGCCAGTCAAGCTCTTCGATGCTGTGATGGATCGCATGAAAGCGCCACAGCCAGGGAACCGCGTGGAACATTCGATGAGTCCAATAGAAGCCGATGTCCGCGAGAATGACGGCCTCTGCGAGTTGTAACCAATACGGCTGACCGCCAACCCATTCGCGGAATGGAACCGGCACGGCGTGGGCGGCGATGAAAGCGACAACAAAAACGATCCCCAACAAGCCGAGCTTGATGAGCGACCCATTCAGCAAAAGGTAGACGATGTCGGTGTGCCAGCCATGGCGGAAAATCCTCTGATTCGGACGCAATGCGCACAACCGCTCGAGCGGCACAAAAATAAGACACGCAAGCAAGATCGTCGTTAAACCGAAGAAGTCCATGCGCGACCTTGGATAACACGTGGGAGATAATTTGCGTGCCGATACGCCGCGTTGAGCTTACTGATCCTTACGACGGGATGTTATAGGGTTCGGTCGGCTGCGATCCGACGCGCAGCGATTCCTTCCCGGAGGCTTGGCAATGGCTCAATGTGCTTCCCCTATCTATGGGGCGAAATGTCTCCGTTCCAAACCCGCCTTGTATGAGGTCCTTTATTGCCTATCCGAATTAACAAGTTGCTGAGTGCCTCCGCCCCAGTTTGAATGTCTTGCAGGATCATTCGTAGCGGGCTTAGCACTTCGTCATGGGGCTATGTTTCTCGCGTCTGTATTGGCCCACCTCAACAATCGGTTTGATTTCATGAGATTATTGCACTTCGCCGATGTGGTTGGGCGGGTGGGGCTTTGTGGGTTTTACACATTGATCATCGCCAGCAAGGTAGGCGTGATACAGAGGTTGCTTTCACAAGATGTACTGTCCGCGAAAGACATCGCCACAGCGGGAGCAGAAGTATCGGTCATAGCGTTTTCCGCGGCGATCTTTGTTGCGGTTATCGCGCGACTTCCGCCAATTCGATCGGTCGACGGTGTCGAGCCCTATGTCACGGCGATCGTCGGAACCTTCTTGATAGGCGTCATCGCCTTCCTTCCGCCGCCGATGACCCTGCCAATGTTGATGATCGCGCTCGCTATCACGCTCGTGATACTGGGCACAGTGCTGTCAACGTGTGTGGTATTTTGGCTCGGACGGTCGATGAGTATCGTACCTGAGGCTCGGCGACTGGTGACAGCCGGCCCGTATTCGATTGTCCGCCATCCGCTCTACGTCGCGGAGGAAATCGCCGTCGTCGGAACGATCCTGCAACATCTTTCAATATGGTCCGTGCTACTCGGCGTCGTGCATTGGTGCATTCAGCTACGCCGCATGACGAACGAAGAACGAATTTTGTCCGCGACATTCCCTGACTATGCTGAATATGCCAAGCGCGTGCCACGGCTCATCGCGTGGCGGTAAATTGCAGGGCCGGCACGTCCAGAGGCGTAAAGGCAAGATCGACGAGCCGATCAGCGAGCGTCTCAGGGACTGGCACGATTGAAGGTGCTAATTATCTGTGATGCTTGCCGCCACAAAGCCCACTCCGCGGGAAACATATCCTAGACCTATGAGCCACGGACGAAACGGCAGCCGAATGCACTAAGCAAGCTTGGCCCCTCTGCGAGAAAGGCATGCTGAGGATCCGCCTAGTGCGCGTTGATGTTTGTTGGCGACAATGGAGAGGCATGCTCCATCCACTCGGAAATTGCAGACCAGAAACAATGGAAGCCGAAGGCCCTACTTCACTCCGCAAATCAGTGAAACCGCGGAGAGACCGACCGAATAGCCCCAATGTCGACAGCCGCGACAGCCAGACCCCGATGGCGGATTAGACGTGGCGAGAGCCGCCGACAGCCCTCAGAATCTGGCTGGGATCCTGCTTCCATGGCGTTGTGCGCACTTCTTGGACTTCCCTGCGGCGCGCCCCCCTGTACCGGCCGTCGCTGGTGGCAACGCGATGGAAAGCACGCTCATCCCACTGCCGTCGAAGCAGAATGGCCGGGCTGTCGTTTCAGTAAGCTGGCTTTTGGATGTCGTGGACAACGTCCGAAAACGAGTTGCTTATCAGACGCATCAAACAGTGCAGAGAAGTGGATTATCCTGAAGATCAGGCTTTCGGATGCTGTCTTGCCAGGCACGCATCAAGCGGCTTTTGGTGGCCGATCACCACAAAGATAGAGAATGTGCGAAATCACAGCTGACAACAGACAGCTGCCCAAGATTCCGAGGATCATATAAAAATTATCGCCCGAAGTTACTGCCATCGCCTGCAATGATGCCTGCATGCTCGTGGGTGCCGGTGCCTGCCACGAAAACAGCAGGACAGTTGCATAGCCCACCGAAAATTGCGCCGAGACCGCCAGCGGCAATCGAGAACGCATCCACAGCCCGGCGCACGCCAGCGCAAAGATCGGCAAAGCGATGCCGAAGAGCTGGAAACCGTCGATGTCGATAAATTGGGTCAGCACAGAATGGCTGCGCTGAAACACACGGAATATCTCGATATTGAGGTACCAGAGGGTTTCGGAGGACGGCCAATACGCCAACGCGCCAGCGGCCAGTTCGGCCGACAGCGTCGCCAGGAACAAAACCAGCGGTCCCAGGAACTGGAGCTTGAAAAGTCGAATCATTGTATAAGGCTAACGCACAAACGTTGACCTTATGTAAAGTTCCAGTGAGCGAAACGTTCCGTATACGAGTGAAGAAACGCGCGCGTAATACCAATTTAAGGCTGGTTGTTCGGCGGCCGCTCGATAAACCTGCGGCTTCCGTTGAGAAGCTCGAGGTTATTGGCGACCACCGGATTGCCCGGGTCCATCGAATAGGCCCTCTCGAACTTTCGGCGCGCCGCGGTCAGATTACCGCGCAGCATGTACGAATACCCCTGATCGTTCAGGAGTTGGACGGTCACACCACCAAGTTTGGCCGCCTGGGCATAGGCTTGGTCCGCAAGATCGAACCGGCGCAGCCGGTCATAGCTCGCGGCGAGCCCCATCCAGGCCGTCAGGTCCCTCGGTGATTTTTCGACCGCATCTTTGAAGTAACGTTGGGCGATGCCGTAGTGGCCGCGATTGAAATGCTCCAGGCCCATCCGCACTGGTTCGTCGGAAGGATAGTATTTGACGTCCGTCGGCTCCTGCACGGGGTCTGGAGGCGGCGCGTCGGCCGGAGCCACGATTGCAGCCTCCCGCAGCGTGGCATCACAGCCCGCAAGAGCGGTCCCCACAAAGCAGCAGGCAAGCACTAAAATCAGACGCCGCATCATCCCCGTCCCCGCCCACCCCAGCGGACGCATTGAAATCTCATCGTGCAACGACTCGAAACGAATACCTTGCCGCCGCTTCACCTGTTGCCGCCAGTACCAACCGGCACCGATACGGCGCCCGCCGATCCAGCGCCCAATCCTTCAATATTGATGTTCTGGGTTGGCTGTTGCCGCACGCCCATCTGCCTCGTCGCATCGCCAATATCCGGAAGCTGATCAGTCGGCTGCTTGTTGTTGCCGTAACGCGTCACCGCGCCGGTGCTGCGCCGGGCGTCATACGCAAGCCTGCGGTCGCCGACGTAGCGCGGCCAGGGATGAATGGTCTGTGCTACGGCATTTACTTCCTTGGCGTTGCCGGCGCTCAAGGTAATGCTGTCAGCACGTTGGTAGTAGCGGTCGATTTCGTCGTGACCGTATAAACCGTAGCAGCCACCGAGCGAAAGCGCCGGGACTATTGCCAGAAAGCCGATCCTCATCGCGCGCTCCTCACTTCAATTTTACGTTCACCGTCGCCGCAGCCGGTGGTACGGGCGCGTTAATTTGCGGAGCGATGATGTGGCCGTACGGACCTTTCACCTCGCCGCCCGAATTGACATAGTCGTTGTAGCGCTTGCGGACTTCCATCTGGCCATTGAGGAAGAAGTCGACGTCATTGGCCGGCAAACGCGAATCGAGCGGCGACGCAATCTGCTGACCGGGCACCACCGGTGCGACCAGGCGCGGCGTTACGATGATGACGAGGTCGGTTTCCTCCTGCTGGTATGAGGAGCTGCGGAACAGCGTACCGAGCACCGGCACCGAGCCGATCCAAGGCACTTGCGAGACATCCTGGCGATTGCGGGTCTGCAGCAGACCGGCGATGGCAAAACTCTGGCCGTCGCGCAGTTCGACCGTGGTCCGCGCGTCGCGGCGGGTCAGAGCTGGCACTCGCGTTCCCGAAATCGTGACGGCATTGGTAAAATCAAGCTCGCTGACCGACGGCTCAACCCGAAGGTTGATCGCACCGCGCGAGAGAACGGTGGGAACGAAAGCCAATTCAACGCCGAATTTCTTGTACTCGATCGATATCGTTGGAAAGCCTGCTGTGGAGCTGGTCGGTACCGGGACTGGAAACTCGCCGCCGGCAAGGAAGCGAGCAGCGTCGCCAGACAGAGCCATCAAATTCGGCTCAGCAAGACGGCGTATCACGCCTTTCGTCTCAAGCGCCGTGATCAGACTTTGCAGGGTCGTGCCATTATTCAGCTTCAGCACGCTCGTCAGAAGACTGCCGTATGGAGTCGCTCCGCTGGCAAGCGTCGCAGCAGTATCCAATAACGGAAGGGTGCCGTTGCCGTTACCGATTGGAGTTCGGCCAGCTGAGACGACATCCCCAAGTCCGGTTTGTCCAACGTTCGTGCCACCGGCGTTGGCACCATAGAGGTTGACACCAAGGTCGCGTCCGGCCTTTCGAAAGACCTCCAAAAACCGGACCTCGAGCATCACCTGCTGCGGTGCCGCGACGCTCATGGCGTTCACGACGATGCCCCCCTTGGGAACGGTGCCGGTAGCAATCGCCAGAGCCCGTTCGGCGGCGACGGCGTCGGCCGCTGTCCCGCTCAGCACGACCTGCCCTTCGGACGCCGAGACGCGAACGCCCTGGGTGCCAGTGCTTGCCCGAATATTCTGCTGGAGATTGGCTGTATCGATCGCAACCTCGACATCGAGGATTCCGATCTGCTTCATCGAGGAATCGAACAGAATAACGTTGGTTGTGCCGGTCGCCTTTCCCTGGATGTAGATCAGGCGATCGCTCAGCGACTTCACGTCGATGATTTCAGGCGAGCCCGCAACGATCGTCGAAAAAGCCGTGTCGACTCTAAAGGTGCGCGACTTGTTGAGGGTCACCTTGACCCGCTGGACGTCGCTTATTTCGCTGACGAAGACGCCGCCGGAAGAAACTGATCGATCTGCCGCCATCGCCGGGTCAGCAAAATGGGCCAAGGCAAGCAACCCGCCCAAAACTGACATGCCCGATGCAAAGAGCGTCGCTCCCCGCGCGCCCGAAACGCAACCGCCACTCATCCCAGACCCCTTGCCGCGAACCGCGGCCCCCGAAATGCAATCTCTATCTGTCGACCAGTCCTGTCGGGCGACGCCCTAGAGCCTCCTAATTCCCAGTATTAGGCCGGTATTTTCAACCGGAACGTGCTCCTATGCAAGGAAAGACCTTTACTAAGGCTAAGACCTCCACAGCACATGTTGCAATGCTGCATCACATCCGACGGACAAACATCGCCCCGCCCCTCTTACAACCGTCGCTGCGCCCTCGTTCACCCCGGAAATGGAAGTTTGGTTGACGCGCTCGGCGCATTCAATGCCGTGCCCCATATCGGCAAGAGCGCGATATAGCCCGGCTGAGACGCCGTAATTGTATACGGGCCGGCTCCCGTGATGCTCAGCGTCGGAGTAAGACTGCCGCTGAAAAGGAACGGCGCGACAGTCCGCTTGGCTGTGTCGGATAGCGGGTCCCCACTGCAAGTGGGCGTCTTCTTGCCGATTGCGGCATCCATGTAGCAAGCATTGATCATAGTCGCGCGAGAACCCGCATTCGCGAGCGCCCGTAGTGACTGCATGGTAATCGCATAAAGCGCCAGATCAAAGATTGCAAAGATCAGCGTGAAAAACACGCCGCCAACAATGCAAAACTCCCACGCAGCCATACCGCGCTGGTCGAGTTTCCTCATCATTGCACCAACTTGACGATTTGACTCGCGATCTTGACGCTCGATGGACATCCGGAATTGTCGAAGTTGGAGTTACCCGACAACGTGATGCCCTTGGCTATGAGCTCGGTGCATGCTGAGCTCTGGGTGCTGCCTTGATACGTCACACTGGCGTTCGGCGCGTATGTGATGCCGCTGAAGTAGGTCGCGGAGCTCCCAGAAAAACTAACGGTCTGATTCCCGGTGGTCGTCTCCGGATCGTATATGAGCAGCTTGCTCATCAAGCTGAGAACCGACGTCGTCGCCAGCTTCGTTGGGACTTGCGAAGCTGTTACGGTTGATGGCGCGGTCAGCTGGATCGTTGGGTTACCTGTAATCGTCAGAGTTGCTCCCTTGTCTCCGTTGTTTATGAATTTTGGAGGCATAAAGATCAACGTGACGTTTGTCCCTGTGATAGTGACGCTGCCACTGATCTTGACATCACCGGTAATGAAGTAGACGCCACTTGTCAGCGCCATACTCCCCCAATTGGTAAGAGTGTTGTAACAGGCACTGCTGCCGGACCCGTATGGCATGAACGCAGTGCATGAGCCAATGCTGTTACCGGTTCTGTTCCCACCGGTGAAGTCCGCTTTCACCAACGATGAGATTGCCGCATCCAACCCGCTCAGCGGATTGGGCGCCGGTGGTGCGTAAGTAATAGCCTTACTGCACGGGCTGCCGCCCGTTTGCTGACAACCGCCCGCCCCCGAAACTGTCTTAACGTTGCTGAGGTCGAGGGCATTGCCCTTAAAATCGACGGAATTGGACGCCGTGCTGTTCGAAGCGAGCCCGCAATTCGGCGCGCTGATAGTTGCGCTTCCCTGGAAGGCGATAGGGCTACTCAGGCTCAACGCACAAGGATTCGCCAAAACAATCACCTGGGCGGTGGCTGTCGCCCCAATATTGATGGTGGAAAAGCCAAGAACTGATGAGAGGTACGCCGGCTGCTGCTGGCCGACTGTTGCCGTCACGGAATCCGTCGTGGACGAGATCGCGACGGTCCGGGTCACTCCGGTGACGCTGGTGCATCGGGCCCCGGGATACGAACTGTCGCCGGCGTTGCAGAACGCATTCTGTGCCGCAAACTGCTTGCCCCGGTAGTCGATCGATTGCGCATCCGTACACGAAGATCCGGCAAGAGTGCACGCCAGCTTCAGGCCTCCCGAATAAGCTGCCGCATCGGCGGCAGCCTGTGCTTGCTGCTTGGTGACGTACCAGATTGCCGCCTCCGTCCCGAGTGACATCACTCCGATCAGCGGCACCAAGGCAACGACCGCTGCGAACGAGACCGAACCTTCATGGGAGCGAAGCAAGTTTCGCATGGCAGTGCCTATTGAAACCGTTCCGAGTAGGACAGGGTGATCGTACACCCGTTCGGGCACAACACCGAGGTCAGCACTATGGGGGATAGAGTGAAGCTCGTCTGGTATGAATAGTATTTGGGATTTGCCGTATTGGCCGCGGAGCAGACAGCACTGGTGTCGCCGCAGATCAGTTGGAAGTTAGAGATCGGATAGCTGGAGTCGGCCTTCGCGAGCGCGGCTGTCTGCCAAGTGGACGTATCGCCGAGATCCGTTGGCCCAGAATACTGAATGGATTGCCCAAACGCGCGCAATGCTTCCATGGCAGAAATGTATTGGAAGCCGGCGATAGCAACGTCTGCAAGCGGCAGAAAGCAGCTTATCATTAGCAATACGAAGACGAACATCATCTCGAAGGCGACCGCACCGCGTCGATCCGCAAGGAAAGCCTCCTTGCGGTTCATCCGCGTACCCCGACAGGCGCGAGCACCCCTCATATTCCGTCATCCAAGCTGCTTGAACGAGCGAATGAGATTCAGAAACGGACCGCCCCCCAGAATGACGAACATGGCCGGCAGCAGGAACATCGCCATCGGGATGATCAACTTGGCGCCGAGCTTGTGAGCCCTTTCTTCCAACTTGGTCATGCGTTCTCGCCGGAGATCGGAGGCGATGGTGCGGAGAGCCTGACTTAGCGGCGTCCCGTACTGCAGGCTTTGGCTGATCATAGTGCCGAAGCGGCGAAGTCCTTCCGACGTGGATCCCAGCTTCTCGAATGCGGCGGCACGATTTGGCAACACCCGGAGATCATCAAGAAGACTTTGCAACACCCGGGCGATGGCTGGATTGGCCTGGCCCATCTCGCCGGCCACCCGTTGCAGCGCGGTCTCTAGGCCCATTCCCGCTTCGCTGCACACGACCAGCAAGTCGATGGTATCCGGTGTTCCAAGTCGGATGGCAGCGTCAAAACGCCGCCGGAAGAACACCAGTGCCAGCCGTGGGCCCATGATTCCGACTACAACACCAGAAAGCGTGAAAATCAGCACTGGGAGCGCCGCCATCCCCGAAAACTGGGCAAAGGCAAACGCCATGGCCGGCAGCAGAAACATGCTAACAGTCTTGACGCCAATCCAGATCGGCAACGTCCGATGATGATTGAAACCTGCCGATTGAAGAACGGCTTTCAGATCATCCAGATTTTCGTCGGCGTAGAAGCGCCGATACCGCGTGCCGACCGACGAGAACAAGCCGATCAGATCATGGGATCGTGTCGAGCGGTCAGGAATGCCCAGCACGGCGTTTGAAACCCGCGTGTTGAGCGTACGAAGGTGGATTTCGCGGATGATCAAAACAAGGGTCAGAGCCGCAGCCGCGATCGCCATGACCGCCATACCGAAACCCGCGGTCATAGCGACGTCTCCCTGCGGATCAGCCAACGTATCACGAAATGCCCCACCAGTATCGAACCGGCGGCGTAAGCCAGAAGCTGGTTTCCAGTCGGATCCGTGAATAGAGGATCGATCGATCGCGGATTGATCAGATACATAACTCCGCCAATAATAAGCGGCATTACCGTGAGTGCGCGCGAGGAAAAGATCACCTCGCCAGCCAGCGCCTGC
The Rhodoplanes sp. Z2-YC6860 genome window above contains:
- a CDS encoding type II secretion system F family protein, with protein sequence MTAGFGMAVMAIAAAALTLVLIIREIHLRTLNTRVSNAVLGIPDRSTRSHDLIGLFSSVGTRYRRFYADENLDDLKAVLQSAGFNHHRTLPIWIGVKTVSMFLLPAMAFAFAQFSGMAALPVLIFTLSGVVVGIMGPRLALVFFRRRFDAAIRLGTPDTIDLLVVCSEAGMGLETALQRVAGEMGQANPAIARVLQSLLDDLRVLPNRAAAFEKLGSTSEGLRRFGTMISQSLQYGTPLSQALRTIASDLRRERMTKLEERAHKLGAKLIIPMAMFLLPAMFVILGGGPFLNLIRSFKQLG
- a CDS encoding DUF7305 domain-containing protein: MRNLLRSHEGSVSFAAVVALVPLIGVMSLGTEAAIWYVTKQQAQAAADAAAYSGGLKLACTLAGSSCTDAQSIDYRGKQFAAQNAFCNAGDSSYPGARCTSVTGVTRTVAISSTTDSVTATVGQQQPAYLSSVLGFSTINIGATATAQVIVLANPCALSLSSPIAFQGSATISAPNCGLASNSTASNSVDFKGNALDLSNVKTVSGAGGCQQTGGSPCSKAITYAPPAPNPLSGLDAAISSLVKADFTGGNRTGNSIGSCTAFMPYGSGSSACYNTLTNWGSMALTSGVYFITGDVKISGSVTITGTNVTLIFMPPKFINNGDKGATLTITGNPTIQLTAPSTVTASQVPTKLATTSVLSLMSKLLIYDPETTTGNQTVSFSGSSATYFSGITYAPNASVTYQGSTQSSACTELIAKGITLSGNSNFDNSGCPSSVKIASQIVKLVQ